The DNA window CTGGCGCTCGGCTACGGCTCGGTGCGGTGGTGGAAGGTCTTCACGCGCGATCAGTGCGGCGCCATCAACCGCCTCGTGATCTACTTCGCGTTCCCCTTCTTCGGCTTCGACCTCACCGCCCGCGCCGGCTCCTTCGCCGCGAGCTACCGCGTCCTGGCCGCCGACGTCGCCTGCAAGGCCCTCGTCGTGCTGGCACTCGCCGGCTGGGCGACCGCGTGCCGCTGGGCGTCCAAGAAGGGCGGCGGAGAAGGCGGAGGCGGGTCGTCGCGCTCCTACTACTCGTggtgcatcaccggcttctcgCTCGCCGCGCTCAACAACGCGCTCCTCATGGGCATCCCGCTGCTGGACGCCATGTACGGCGCATGGGCGCACGACATCGCCGTCCAGATGTCCATGATGCAGATCGTCGTGTGGTTCCCGCTGATGCTGGTCGTGTTCGAGGTCAGGCAGGCCTGGCTGGAGACGCCACTCCCGGCCGTGGTGGCGCCGACCGACCGCGACGACGGCGTCGCGCTCGATGAGGAGGCGGACGGCCACGCCGCAGCCGCAGATCCTCTGGGTAGCGACGGCGACGAGTCAGGAGACGGCCGGAAGACGGCGATGGAAGCAGGGTGGTGGCCGTTCTGGGCGCCGCTGGTGAGGAATGTCGCGCTCAAGCTCGCCTACAACCCGAATGTCTACGCCAGCCTTCTTGGGGTGGCGTGGTCTTCGATTGCAAACAGGCACTGTCCAAAGCCTTTGCAGCAGCTCGGTGTGTTCCGACTTCTGAACCTTCGTGATTGGTTGCTAACACTCGTACAAGCACATGTAGGTGGCATTTGGAGCTTCCGAGCATCGTCGAGGGCTCGGTGACGATCATGTCGAAGACCGGGATTGGGCTGGGCATGTTTAGCATGGGTAATTTTTAACGTTTTAATTAACTAGAGCTATGCACAAGCATCCCTGCAGAAGTAGCGATACCCGAAAAATTAAAAGAGATCACGGAGCATCCATCCATGACTCGCGCGTACGTGCGCGTGCAGGTCTGTTCATCGCGCTGCAGGACAAGTTCATCATCTGCGGCCCAGGCTTGACGGCGCTCAGCTTGGGGCTGAGGTTCGTCGCCGgaccggcggccgccgccgccgcagccgccgccctgGGGCTCCGCGGCGACCTTCTGCGCTTCGCGATCGTGCAGGTAGAGTGACGACTGACAAGCTCACCAGTTTCGCTGGAAAAATAAAAATTATATCGCTCCGTTCTTTGTTAACACTTGGCAGGCGGCGCTGCCCCACTCTGTCGCGACATTTAATTTCGCGAGGGAGTATGACCTGCATGCTGACGTTCTCAGCACTGCGTAAGCAACCAGCCCTTGGTCGATTTATTATTTATCAATCCGTTCGTATTTCCGGGCTAATCAGCTGTGAGATCCTTTTCGATTTATTTCTCAGGATTATAGTCGGGACGCTGGCGTCGCTGCCTGTGCTAATCGCGTATTATCTTGTTCTTGGCCTCATAAGATAGACCTCTCAGCGCTCAGTGTATCACTGAGTGAAGTGTTGTATCATCTGTTTTGTTCAGTTTCTGTTGCTTTTGACGAGAATGTGTACAGATTCAGACCTACAGCTTGATCAATAAACTCTCTCATGCACAGTAGAGAAGGGGACAAAAGAAAACGTGGCAGAGGAATTCGTTGCCTGGTGGGAGCAATCCCAGATAGAGGGCAAGAAAAATAACAGGATACTGATAACGTGGCCCCGCATGTCAGCGTAGAGACAGAGAGGACGAAACGACTTCCCGTGTTCACGACTCGCGAGTCAACGGAACTCCCTATATACTCGCAACGACCTTCCGCGCTACGTGCGATCTCCCTCTGCTACGTGCCTGCCATCCTGCAGCATCCTCGAACCGTGGAGAGGATCGGGAGGCGCGATGGCGGCACGCGTGCAGCCGTCGTCCTCGCTgctcgtggcggcggcggcggtcgccgTGGCCGCGTTGATGGCGATGGCCGTCGCCGCGGCGGACTCGACGACGGACAACATCCAGCCGCTGTCGACACTGAGGATGCAGGCCGCGCAGGTCGCCATGGACTCCGGCGCCGTCATCCACGCCTCGCCCGACGTGCTCGGCAAGAACGTGAGCAAGCGAGTGTAATCTGATATTCTGGTTGTTACCTGTGAACGTACGTGCGTTGACGCGAATCCTCACCCGTTTCTTATTCCTCGACGGCCGGCGCAGGGGGAGGATTCCGCCTGGGTGACCGTCAACTTCaccgcgccggcgccgtccgCCGGCCACTGGGTCGCGCTCTTCTCGCCTGCCGACTTCGGGTACACAGGCTCATGTCATCATCTCAAGATCGATGAAGATTTTACTGCTTCTCAGTTACTGCTTTGGATCTTGCATTGTCATGAAACCTGACCTGTGTGGCTGTGTTCCCGTCCGATCTGTGCAGTTTGAGCGTTGGGGCCGACGCGAGCACCAACGCAGCAGCAGGGGGAGAGGGGCCAGCAGCAGGGTTGCCCACGGCGCCGATCAAGGTCAGGCTCAAAAATTTTACATCTGCTGATGCAGTTTAACTTAAACATGTTCAGGTCTCGCTGAGCTTGTTGGCTGATTTCGTATTCGGTGCAGTACATGTTTGCCAACATCTCGCCGAGATTCATGAGCTCCGGCAGCGGCAACATGAGCTTCCTCGTGATCAACCAGCGGTCCGACTACGCCTTCGGGCTGTTTTCTGGTGGCAAGGACAATGTGAGTTCAGTTTTACTTTTACAGCACACTGAATTTGAACCCTGGTCCCTGGAGCAGGAACTAGGATAATCAGTGATTAGGATGATGATCCCTGTAATGCTGCTGCAAAAAGCAAATTTTACTATGAATTTGTTCTTTTGCAGCCTAAACTTATCGCGATCTCAAACAAGATCTCCTTCGCGAACCCGAAAGCTCCGGTGTTCCCGCGCCTATCTCTAGGGAAAGAATGGAACGAGGTGAGCTTTAGGCTACTGAATGTAGCACACCTTTTTCTCTTCTTGTTTTAGAAATGTAGCACAGCTTTTGTGCAAGTAGATTCTCTGTTCTTGCAATGCGATTGTCCTGTGCAGATGGCTGTAACTTGGACAAGCGGGTACAACATCGATGAAGCGTATCCTTTTGTGGAGGGGAAAATGAAGGGAGAGGAGAGCCCCAGACGAACGCCAGCAGGCACCCTCACCTACACGCGGAGGCATTTGTGCGGTAAACCATTCACACGACTTCTCTTTAAGAGAatcattttttttgttttttaatAAAGTCATTCAAATTGTTGTTGTTGTGCATACCTAAAAGTATAGCAGATACTAGTAGAGTAGGCACATATGCTTGCTTTTCATCCGAACTCAATACTGAATGGTTTGACGATGTTTGACTGACTGCAGGCAAACCAGCGAATGCTGAAGGATACAGAGACCCCGGTTTCATACACACAGCCTTCTTGAAGGACTTGTGGCCCAACAGAGAGTACGATGAACACTGACAGAATCCACGCATGCGTTGATCACTTTGCCCGTAGTAACCATACTAGAATTGTTCTTCAGGTATTCTTACCAAATTGGGCACGAGCTGCCAGACGGGACCGTGGTGCGGGGCAAGCCATCCACCTTCCGCGCACCGCCTTTCCCCGGCCAGGACTCGCTCCAGCGGGTCGTGGTCTTCGGCGACATGGGACTCGTAAGAAATTTGACGCAGATGTGAGATTTTCTCGCTTGATGACAAAACAGCAGGTGCAGATGACGATGCATTCCTTTGGCAGGGGCAACGCGACGGAACCAACGAGCTCGCCGGCTTCCAGCCCGGAGCGCAGGTGACCACGGACCGGCTGATCCAGGACCTGCCCAACTACGACGCCGTGTTCCACATCGGCGACCTCTCCTACGCCAACGGCTTCCTCGCGCAGTGGGACCAGTTCACCGCGCAGATCGAGCCCATCGCCTCCAGGGTGCCGTACATGGTGGCAAGGTCCGCTGGATCCAACAACAGTTCTAGCCATTTCTGAAGAAGAATCTCGATCCGAAGCTAATCCGTAGCGTTTGTTGTGGCGAGATGCGTGCAGCGGCAACCACGAGAGGACGTACCACGACACGGGGGGTTTCTACACCGGCAACGACTCCCGCGGCGAGTGCGGCGTGCCGGCGGAGACCTACTTCTACGTGCCGGCCGAGAACCGGGGCAAGTTCTGGTACGCGGCGGACCACGGCATGTTCCGGTTCTGCGTCGGCGACACGGAGCACGACTGGCGGCCGGGGTCGGAGCAGCACGCGTTCCTGGAGCGGTGCTTCGCGTCGGCGGACCGGAAGCACCAGCCGTGGCTGGTGTTCGCGGCGCACCGCCCGCTGGGCTACTCCTCCAACGACTACTACGCCGCGGAGGGCTCCTTCGCGGAGCCCATGGGGCGCGCCCTGCAGGGCCTGTGGCAGAAGCACCGCGTCGACCTCGCCGTCTACGGCCACGTCCACAACTACGAGCGCACCTGCCCGGTGTACGAGAACACGTGCATGGACGGGGGCAAGGACGACAAGGGCAGCTACTCCGGCACGATGGGCGGGACGGTCCACGTGGTGGCCGGCACGGGCGGCGCCAAACTGCGGGATTACTCCGCGGGGCCGTGGCCGCAGTGGAGCGTGGCCCGGGACAAGAGCTTCGGGTACGTGAAGCTCACGGCCAGCGACCACTCGTCGCTGCGGGTGGAGTTCATTCACAGCGCCGACGGCGCCGCGCACGACGCGTTCAACATCAGCAGGGACTACAAGGACGTCCTGGCGTGCACGGTCGACAGCTGCGCGCCCCACAGCATGGCTAGCTAACTGGTCGA is part of the Panicum hallii strain FIL2 chromosome 2, PHallii_v3.1, whole genome shotgun sequence genome and encodes:
- the LOC112881156 gene encoding nucleotide pyrophosphatase/phosphodiesterase-like, producing MAARVQPSSSLLVAAAAVAVAALMAMAVAAADSTTDNIQPLSTLRMQAAQVAMDSGAVIHASPDVLGKNGEDSAWVTVNFTAPAPSAGHWVALFSPADFGLSVGADASTNAAAGGEGPAAGLPTAPIKYMFANISPRFMSSGSGNMSFLVINQRSDYAFGLFSGGKDNPKLIAISNKISFANPKAPVFPRLSLGKEWNEMAVTWTSGYNIDEAYPFVEGKMKGEESPRRTPAGTLTYTRRHLCGKPANAEGYRDPGFIHTAFLKDLWPNREYSYQIGHELPDGTVVRGKPSTFRAPPFPGQDSLQRVVVFGDMGLGQRDGTNELAGFQPGAQVTTDRLIQDLPNYDAVFHIGDLSYANGFLAQWDQFTAQIEPIASRVPYMVASGNHERTYHDTGGFYTGNDSRGECGVPAETYFYVPAENRGKFWYAADHGMFRFCVGDTEHDWRPGSEQHAFLERCFASADRKHQPWLVFAAHRPLGYSSNDYYAAEGSFAEPMGRALQGLWQKHRVDLAVYGHVHNYERTCPVYENTCMDGGKDDKGSYSGTMGGTVHVVAGTGGAKLRDYSAGPWPQWSVARDKSFGYVKLTASDHSSLRVEFIHSADGAAHDAFNISRDYKDVLACTVDSCAPHSMAS
- the LOC112883372 gene encoding probable auxin efflux carrier component 5b isoform X2; the encoded protein is MIGWGDVYKVAAAMAPLYFALALGYGSVRWWKVFTRDQCGAINRLVIYFAFPFFGFDLTARAGSFAASYRVLAADVACKALVVLALAGWATACRWASKKGGGEGGGGSSRSYYSWCITGFSLAALNNALLMGIPLLDAMYGAWAHDIAVQMSMMQIVVWFPLMLVVFEVRQAWLETPLPAVVAPTDRDDGVALDEEADGHAAAADPLAGWWPFWAPLVRNVALKLAYNPNVYASLLGVAWSSIANRWHLELPSIVEGSVTIMSKTGIGLGMFSMGLFIALQDKFIICGPGLTALSLGLRFVAGPAAAAAAAAALGLRGDLLRFAIVQAALPHSVATFNFAREYDLHADVLSTAIIVGTLASLPVLIAYYLVLGLIR
- the LOC112883372 gene encoding probable auxin efflux carrier component 5b isoform X3, which encodes MIGWGDVYKVAAAMAPLYFALALGYGSVRWWKVFTRDQCGAINRLVIYFAFPFFGFDLTARAGSFAASYRVLAADVACKALVVLALAGWATACRWASKKGGGEGGGGSSRSYYSWCITGFSLAALNNALLMGIPLLDAMYGAWAHDIAVQMSMMQIVVWFPNVALKLAYNPNVYASLLGVAWSSIANRWHLELPSIVEGSVTIMSKTGIGLGMFSMGLFIALQDKFIICGPGLTALSLGLRFVAGPAAAAAAAAALGLRGDLLRFAIVQAALPHSVATFNFAREYDLHADVLSTAIIVGTLASLPVLIAYYLVLGLIR
- the LOC112883372 gene encoding probable auxin efflux carrier component 5b isoform X1 encodes the protein MIGWGDVYKVAAAMAPLYFALALGYGSVRWWKVFTRDQCGAINRLVIYFAFPFFGFDLTARAGSFAASYRVLAADVACKALVVLALAGWATACRWASKKGGGEGGGGSSRSYYSWCITGFSLAALNNALLMGIPLLDAMYGAWAHDIAVQMSMMQIVVWFPLMLVVFEVRQAWLETPLPAVVAPTDRDDGVALDEEADGHAAAADPLGSDGDESGDGRKTAMEAGWWPFWAPLVRNVALKLAYNPNVYASLLGVAWSSIANRWHLELPSIVEGSVTIMSKTGIGLGMFSMGLFIALQDKFIICGPGLTALSLGLRFVAGPAAAAAAAAALGLRGDLLRFAIVQAALPHSVATFNFAREYDLHADVLSTAIIVGTLASLPVLIAYYLVLGLIR